The proteins below come from a single Actinomycetota bacterium genomic window:
- a CDS encoding zeta toxin family protein, whose amino-acid sequence MREKEERNAKRITILDEEYHRVPFSKGLTANAIMASGLAPGAAYLVAAEIEELLIREGRLEVKTRELRSLIYETLLRKAGKKYAENYLRYISFSSLNKPLVVLIGGSTGVGKSTIATMIANRLSIVRIVSTDAIREVMRAFFSRELMPTIHTSSFDADTALIHPLPPHVDPVVAGFREQSLSVLVGVRAIIKRALNEGTHIIIEGAHIVPGFIAPEQFPEAFIVPLVIKVSDEKMHRGHLYVRGVETQGTRPFMRYIKHFDNIRKIQDYILYMSEVTGVKAVECVDLDTTVSEVVDYIINSAYEMARREKLLVEAGNLP is encoded by the coding sequence ATGAGGGAAAAAGAGGAAAGGAACGCCAAGAGGATAACCATCCTCGACGAGGAATACCACCGGGTGCCCTTTTCCAAGGGGCTGACCGCCAACGCCATCATGGCCTCCGGCCTGGCCCCCGGCGCGGCTTACTTGGTGGCCGCGGAGATCGAGGAGCTCCTCATCCGGGAGGGAAGGCTGGAGGTCAAGACCCGGGAACTGCGCAGCCTCATCTACGAGACCCTCCTCCGGAAAGCGGGAAAGAAGTACGCGGAGAACTATTTGCGGTATATCAGCTTCAGCAGCTTGAACAAGCCCCTGGTGGTGCTCATAGGCGGTTCCACGGGGGTGGGAAAATCCACCATCGCCACCATGATCGCCAACCGCCTGAGCATCGTGCGCATCGTGTCCACGGACGCCATCCGGGAAGTGATGCGAGCCTTCTTCTCGCGTGAGCTCATGCCCACCATCCACACTTCCTCCTTCGACGCGGACACCGCCCTCATCCATCCCCTGCCGCCGCACGTGGACCCGGTGGTGGCCGGTTTCCGGGAGCAGAGCCTCTCCGTGCTTGTAGGGGTGAGGGCCATTATAAAGCGGGCCCTGAACGAGGGGACGCATATCATAATCGAGGGAGCGCACATCGTCCCCGGGTTCATTGCGCCGGAGCAGTTCCCCGAGGCCTTCATCGTGCCCCTGGTGATCAAGGTGTCCGACGAGAAAATGCACCGGGGCCACCTGTACGTCAGGGGGGTGGAAACCCAGGGTACCCGCCCGTTCATGCGCTACATCAAGCATTTCGACAACATCAGGAAAATCCAGGATTACATACTTTACATGTCCGAGGTCACCGGGGTGAAGGCGGTGGAATGCGTGGACCTCGATACCACCGTCTCCGAGGTGGTGGACTACATTATCAACTCTGCCTACGAGATGGCCCGCAGGGAGAAGCTGCTGGTGGAGGCGGGGAACTTGCCCTGA
- the fsa gene encoding fructose-6-phosphate aldolase, whose product MKLFLDTANVEHIREINEWGVLSGVTTNPSLVSREGRGMRECLEEITKIVSGPVSAEAVSLDTEGMIREARELASIAENINVKIPMTPQGLAAVSRLSREGIKTNVTLVFSANQALLAAAAGATFVSPFVGRLDDVGNNGMAVVEEIVDIFDTYSIPTQVIAASLRHPMHVVQAARAGAHIATIPYEVMVKMVQHPLTDIGIKKFLEDYEKIRNL is encoded by the coding sequence ATGAAGCTGTTCCTGGACACGGCCAACGTGGAGCATATCCGGGAGATAAACGAGTGGGGGGTGCTCTCCGGGGTGACCACGAATCCCTCCCTGGTCTCCAGGGAGGGGCGCGGTATGCGCGAATGCCTGGAAGAGATTACCAAGATAGTCTCCGGGCCGGTCAGCGCGGAAGCCGTCAGCCTGGACACGGAGGGCATGATCCGGGAGGCCCGCGAGCTGGCCTCCATCGCCGAGAACATCAACGTCAAGATACCCATGACCCCTCAAGGGCTGGCGGCGGTCAGTCGATTATCCAGGGAGGGAATCAAGACCAACGTGACCCTGGTCTTTTCCGCCAACCAGGCCCTCCTGGCCGCCGCCGCGGGCGCCACTTTCGTGAGCCCCTTCGTGGGGCGCCTGGACGACGTAGGCAACAACGGCATGGCCGTAGTGGAGGAGATAGTGGACATCTTCGACACCTACTCCATCCCCACGCAGGTCATCGCGGCCAGCCTGCGGCATCCCATGCACGTGGTCCAGGCGGCGCGGGCCGGGGCGCACATAGCTACCATCCCCTACGAGGTGATGGTCAAGATGGTGCAGCACCCGCTCACGGACATCGGCATCAAGAAATTTCTGGAGGATTATGAAAAGATCAGGAACCTTTGA
- the rho gene encoding transcription termination factor Rho, with amino-acid sequence MDRAKLESMLLVDLQSMAREMGMTGITGMRKQELIESILSRRVEEEGLFIRTGILDILPEGYGFLRTRGYLPSEDDIYVSLSQIRRFHLKRGDEIQGQVRPPKDSEKYNALLRIEKVNGDNPEVCRERKQFEQLTPLFPLERLRLETPNGEVAPRIIDLIAPIGKGQRGLIVSPPKAGKTTILKQIANSITHNNPEVKLIVLLVDERPEEVTDMERSVKGEVISSTFDQPSDNHIQVAELVLERAKRLVEHNHDVVILLDSITRLARAYNLATPTSGRILSGGVDSTALYPPKRFFGAARNIEDGGSLTIIATALVETGSRMDEVIFEEFKGTGNMELHLDRKLADKRIFPAIEIDKSGTRKEELIMEPEEAQVVWKLRRVLHALDPSAAIELLIDKIRSTRNNQEFLNEIARSPIS; translated from the coding sequence CTGGACAGGGCCAAGCTGGAGTCCATGCTCCTGGTGGACCTGCAGAGCATGGCCCGGGAGATGGGCATGACCGGCATCACCGGCATGCGCAAGCAGGAGCTCATCGAGAGCATCCTGAGCCGCCGGGTGGAGGAGGAAGGCCTTTTCATCCGCACCGGGATCCTGGATATCCTTCCCGAGGGATACGGGTTCCTGCGCACCAGGGGCTACCTGCCCAGCGAGGATGACATTTACGTGTCCCTCTCACAGATCAGGCGCTTCCATCTCAAGAGGGGCGACGAGATCCAGGGGCAGGTGAGACCGCCCAAGGACAGCGAGAAATACAATGCCCTCCTGCGCATTGAGAAGGTCAACGGGGACAACCCGGAGGTCTGCCGGGAGCGCAAGCAATTCGAGCAATTGACGCCGCTCTTCCCCCTGGAGAGGCTCCGCCTGGAGACCCCCAACGGGGAGGTGGCGCCGCGCATCATCGACCTCATCGCGCCCATCGGCAAGGGCCAGAGAGGGCTCATCGTGTCACCTCCCAAGGCGGGCAAGACCACCATACTCAAGCAGATCGCCAACAGCATCACCCACAACAATCCCGAGGTGAAGCTGATCGTGCTCCTGGTGGACGAGCGCCCCGAGGAGGTCACGGACATGGAGCGCTCGGTGAAGGGGGAGGTCATAAGCTCCACCTTCGACCAGCCCTCCGACAACCATATCCAGGTGGCGGAGCTGGTGCTGGAGAGGGCCAAGCGCCTGGTGGAACACAACCACGACGTGGTCATCCTCCTGGACAGCATCACCCGCCTGGCCAGGGCTTACAACCTGGCCACGCCCACCAGCGGAAGAATACTCTCCGGAGGCGTGGACTCCACGGCCCTCTACCCGCCCAAGCGGTTCTTTGGGGCGGCGCGCAACATCGAGGACGGAGGCAGCCTGACCATCATCGCCACCGCCCTGGTGGAGACCGGTTCCCGCATGGACGAGGTCATCTTCGAGGAATTCAAGGGCACCGGCAACATGGAGCTGCACCTGGACCGCAAGCTGGCCGACAAGCGCATCTTCCCGGCCATCGAGATCGACAAATCAGGGACCCGCAAGGAAGAGCTGATCATGGAGCCGGAAGAAGCCCAGGTGGTCTGGAAACTCCGCCGCGTCCTGCATGCCCTGGACCCCAGCGCGGCCATAGAGCTGCTCATCGACAAGATACGCAGCACCAGGAACAACCAGGAGTTCCTGAACGAGATAGCCAGGTCGCCCATCTCCTGA
- the rpmE gene encoding 50S ribosomal protein L31, whose translation MKKGIHPDYVEATVTCSCGNTFKTRSTKPVLRVEICSQCHPFYSGRQKLVDTGGRVERFERRYGKARPQRKKKGADKAEG comes from the coding sequence ATGAAGAAGGGAATACATCCCGATTACGTGGAGGCCACGGTCACCTGTTCCTGCGGGAACACTTTCAAGACCCGCTCCACCAAGCCCGTTCTGCGGGTGGAGATATGTTCCCAGTGCCATCCCTTCTATTCCGGCAGGCAGAAGCTGGTAGACACCGGGGGGCGCGTGGAACGCTTCGAGCGGCGCTACGGGAAGGCGAGGCCGCAGCGGAAGAAGAAGGGAGCGGATAAGGCGGAGGGATGA
- a CDS encoding DUF1385 domain-containing protein — MFRGSRHWSLAVRRPDGSIHSQVEPLRSFLVRHPSWDRPFLRGFFILGESLVLGWKALSLSAELALEGDGEGDGGLGALQKAASFLLALALAVGIFIALPTWLAPRILGPGTPVWAWNLLEGGMRVAFFVLYLLLVSLSRDMRRVFQYHGAEHQSIHLLEHGYPLKPEFALHEGTDHLRCGTSFVLLVLVLTVVVYSLLGRPALWIRVLERVAVIPLVAGISYEIMRYAGENRSPWLAPLVAPGLALQRLTTRRPGRDQAEVALAALRALLERERDSEGEIHDLPGEA, encoded by the coding sequence ATGTTCCGGGGAAGCCGCCATTGGTCGCTCGCCGTGCGCCGGCCGGACGGGTCCATCCATTCCCAGGTGGAACCGCTGCGTTCCTTTCTGGTGCGCCACCCCTCCTGGGACCGGCCCTTCCTGAGGGGTTTCTTCATCCTCGGCGAGAGCCTGGTCCTGGGGTGGAAAGCCCTCTCCCTCTCCGCGGAGCTGGCCCTGGAGGGAGACGGGGAGGGCGACGGGGGCCTGGGCGCGCTGCAGAAGGCGGCCTCCTTCCTCCTGGCCCTGGCCCTGGCGGTGGGGATATTCATCGCCCTTCCCACCTGGCTGGCGCCCCGCATCCTGGGCCCGGGCACCCCGGTTTGGGCCTGGAACCTCCTGGAAGGCGGGATGCGCGTGGCCTTCTTCGTGCTCTACCTCCTCCTGGTATCTCTTTCCAGGGACATGCGCCGCGTCTTCCAGTACCACGGCGCCGAGCACCAGTCCATCCACCTCCTGGAGCACGGTTATCCCCTGAAACCAGAGTTCGCCCTCCACGAGGGCACCGACCACCTGCGCTGCGGGACCTCCTTTGTGTTGCTGGTGCTGGTGCTCACCGTGGTGGTCTATTCCCTCCTGGGCCGGCCCGCCCTGTGGATACGCGTGCTGGAGAGGGTGGCGGTCATCCCGCTGGTGGCCGGGATCTCCTATGAGATAATGAGATATGCGGGGGAAAACCGCTCGCCGTGGCTCGCCCCCCTGGTGGCTCCCGGCCTGGCCCTGCAGAGGCTGACCACCCGGCGCCCGGGGCGGGACCAGGCGGAGGTGGCCCTCGCCGCACTGAGGGCGCTCCTGGAGAGGGAGAGGGATTCGGAAGGGGAGATCCATGACCTTCCTGGAGAGGCTTGA
- the prfA gene encoding peptide chain release factor 1, translating to MTFLERLEDLERTYQELEEQLTRPEVYRDRRRYAELARSHAELSEVVSLLREYRRCLQEAAEARELLREEKEPEMQEFLRDSLREAEGRAGELEERIKLLLLPGDPRDRKDVIMEIRAGAGGEEAGLFAGDLYRMYTRYAERRGWKTEPLSSSPSELGGFKEVIFSVRGEGAYSRLKFESGVHRVQRIPVTESGGRIHTSTATVAVLPEAEEVEVEIDPADLRIDVFRSTGPGGQSVNTTDSAVRITHLPTGVVVTCQDEKSQLQNREKAMRILRARLLRMEQERQRREQAEERRSQVGTGDRSERIRTYNFPQGRVTDHRIGMTLYRLEEVLDGDLDELIEALAAADRAEKLAEMGSGE from the coding sequence ATGACCTTCCTGGAGAGGCTTGAGGACCTGGAGAGGACCTACCAAGAACTGGAAGAACAGCTCACGCGGCCCGAGGTCTACCGCGACCGGCGGCGGTACGCGGAGCTGGCGCGCAGCCACGCCGAGCTCTCCGAGGTGGTCTCCCTCCTGCGGGAGTACCGCCGCTGCTTGCAGGAAGCCGCGGAGGCCCGCGAGCTTCTGAGGGAGGAAAAGGAACCCGAGATGCAGGAGTTCCTGCGCGATTCCCTGAGGGAGGCGGAAGGGCGCGCCGGGGAGCTGGAGGAAAGGATAAAGCTCCTGCTCCTCCCCGGGGACCCGCGGGACCGCAAGGACGTCATCATGGAGATCCGCGCCGGGGCGGGAGGCGAGGAGGCCGGCCTGTTCGCCGGCGATCTCTACCGCATGTACACCCGCTATGCCGAACGCCGTGGCTGGAAGACGGAACCACTTTCCTCCAGCCCCTCGGAACTGGGGGGCTTCAAGGAGGTCATCTTCTCGGTGCGCGGGGAGGGGGCCTACAGCCGGCTGAAGTTCGAGTCCGGCGTGCACCGCGTGCAGCGCATCCCGGTCACCGAGTCCGGGGGGCGCATCCACACCTCCACGGCCACCGTGGCCGTGCTCCCGGAGGCGGAGGAGGTGGAGGTGGAGATAGACCCCGCCGATCTGCGCATCGACGTCTTCCGCTCCACCGGCCCCGGGGGGCAGTCGGTTAACACCACCGATTCCGCGGTGCGCATCACCCACCTGCCCACTGGCGTGGTGGTCACCTGCCAGGACGAGAAGAGCCAGCTGCAGAACCGCGAGAAGGCCATGCGCATCCTTCGCGCCCGCCTGCTGCGCATGGAGCAGGAGAGGCAGCGGCGGGAGCAGGCTGAGGAGCGCCGTTCCCAGGTGGGCACCGGGGACCGCTCGGAGCGCATCCGCACTTACAATTTTCCCCAGGGCAGGGTTACCGACCATCGCATCGGGATGACCCTCTACCGCCTGGAGGAGGTGCTGGACGGGGACCTGGACGAGCTGATCGAGGCCCTGGCCGCCGCCGACCGGGCGGAGAAGCTGGCGGAGATGGGGAGCGGTGAATGA
- the prmC gene encoding peptide chain release factor N(5)-glutamine methyltransferase has product MNEESRDGRAETRPVTEIPALLSWAARFLERRGVSKPRLNAERLLSYCTGRTRVELYAYPERPLQREEMRAFMRAVVRRSRREPLQYITGTAVFRYLELAVDARVLIPRPETEMVVERALVLLRERGGHPVVVDVGTGSGCIALSLARECPAAVVHATDVDPRALSVARENACRLGMDGVVRFHLGDCLSALPDTLRGALDLVVSNPPYVREEDLEALPPEVREHEPRSALVAGPRGTEVHEKLLGEATYWLAPGGWLLMEGGEDQVGDLAGLARDMGYVAVRVHEDLNGRPRMVEARLTPRKTFT; this is encoded by the coding sequence GTGAATGAGGAGTCGAGGGACGGAAGGGCGGAAACCCGCCCGGTGACGGAGATCCCCGCGCTGCTATCCTGGGCCGCGCGCTTCCTGGAGCGCCGCGGTGTGTCCAAGCCCCGCCTGAACGCGGAGAGGCTCCTTTCCTACTGCACGGGCCGTACGCGCGTGGAGCTCTACGCCTACCCGGAGAGGCCGCTGCAACGGGAGGAGATGCGGGCCTTCATGCGCGCCGTGGTGCGCAGGTCCCGGCGCGAGCCCCTGCAGTACATCACCGGGACGGCGGTCTTCCGCTACCTGGAGCTGGCCGTGGACGCGAGGGTCCTCATCCCCCGCCCGGAGACGGAGATGGTGGTGGAGAGGGCCTTGGTCCTCCTTCGGGAGAGAGGCGGGCATCCCGTGGTGGTGGACGTAGGGACGGGAAGCGGGTGCATCGCCCTTTCCCTGGCCCGGGAGTGTCCGGCCGCCGTGGTCCATGCCACCGACGTCGACCCTCGGGCCCTTTCCGTGGCCCGCGAAAACGCCTGCCGCCTGGGGATGGATGGAGTGGTGCGGTTTCACCTGGGGGACTGCCTCTCAGCCCTCCCCGATACCCTGAGGGGGGCACTGGACCTCGTGGTGAGCAACCCGCCCTACGTCCGGGAGGAGGATCTGGAGGCCCTGCCCCCGGAGGTCAGGGAGCACGAACCGCGTTCCGCCCTGGTGGCCGGGCCCCGGGGGACGGAGGTGCACGAAAAGCTCCTCGGCGAGGCGACCTATTGGCTGGCCCCCGGGGGGTGGCTCCTCATGGAGGGCGGCGAGGACCAGGTGGGAGACCTGGCCGGACTGGCCAGAGATATGGGCTATGTGGCGGTGAGGGTGCACGAGGATCTCAACGGACGCCCGCGCATGGTGGAGGCTCGTTTGACCCCGCGGAAGACCTTTACCTAA
- a CDS encoding peptidoglycan DD-metalloendopeptidase family protein yields MSAGRRVGRMIQRLSMTLLLPCLLACWSLNTAAADTISEKKEQAKAVERQLNALQAELNRLTSELSQTQSKIASLESKIQANQAQLSAAEAELKRWKEILSNRMVAMYKEGNATALDVLLECEDFDTFVHSYDFMSRIGSHDAGAIAATRSLLAEIRARRAELEDAKAQYQVYYRNLQNQRASIQSKLNEQKAILAGLDREVAALLSSRYRGTGGGGTYWNVGPVNGLYFPVAGPHSYVNDWGAPRSVGRTHKGCDIMAAYGTPCVAITSGVVEQRRGGNAGLYIALHGDNGHLYYYMHLQGFAASGRVAAGQVIGYVGDTGNARGCPHLHFEWHPNHGGPVNPYPLLVAIDR; encoded by the coding sequence TTGAGTGCAGGAAGGCGTGTTGGAAGAATGATCCAGCGCCTGTCCATGACCTTACTTCTCCCCTGCCTCCTCGCCTGCTGGTCGCTTAATACCGCCGCCGCCGATACCATCAGCGAGAAGAAAGAGCAGGCCAAGGCGGTGGAAAGGCAGCTCAACGCCCTGCAGGCGGAGTTGAACCGGCTGACCTCGGAGCTCAGCCAGACGCAGTCCAAGATAGCCTCCCTGGAATCCAAGATCCAGGCCAACCAGGCGCAGCTTTCGGCGGCCGAGGCCGAGCTGAAGCGCTGGAAGGAAATCCTTTCCAACCGCATGGTGGCCATGTACAAGGAGGGAAACGCCACCGCCCTCGACGTTCTACTGGAATGCGAGGATTTCGATACCTTCGTCCACTCCTACGATTTCATGTCCCGAATCGGCAGCCACGATGCTGGGGCCATCGCCGCCACCCGGTCCCTGTTGGCCGAGATCCGGGCGCGGCGGGCGGAACTGGAGGACGCCAAGGCGCAGTACCAGGTCTATTACCGTAACCTGCAGAACCAGCGCGCCTCCATCCAGAGTAAGCTCAACGAGCAGAAGGCCATCCTGGCCGGGCTGGACCGGGAGGTGGCCGCCCTGCTCAGCTCCCGGTACCGCGGAACGGGGGGAGGGGGCACGTACTGGAACGTAGGTCCGGTGAACGGCCTGTACTTCCCGGTGGCCGGCCCGCACAGCTACGTCAACGACTGGGGAGCTCCCCGCTCCGTGGGGCGCACCCACAAGGGGTGCGACATCATGGCCGCCTACGGAACGCCCTGCGTAGCCATAACCAGCGGGGTGGTGGAGCAGCGCCGGGGAGGCAACGCCGGCCTGTACATCGCCCTGCACGGCGACAACGGGCACCTATACTACTACATGCACCTGCAGGGCTTCGCCGCTTCCGGGCGAGTGGCCGCCGGCCAGGTCATCGGTTACGTGGGGGACACGGGCAACGCACGCGGGTGCCCCCACCTGCACTTCGAGTGGCATCCCAACCACGGGGGTCCGGTCAACCCCTACCCCCTGCTGGTGGCCATCGACCGCTGA
- a CDS encoding phosphotransacetylase family protein, translating into MVYLYLTSQQGLAGLHTLCIGLGMRFREDGLRVGYIKPLGHRYHQEEGTVTDEDAAFMRRTLELEEDLSDICPVVLTPKLVNKALKDGAGDLLARVREALSRVERGKDLVLLQGAYTSLQGRMLGISAFELAPALRAPVVLVERFNDAYLADNVLFARDRFGEALLGVVYNMVPPNRDSFVHELLVPYLERHGIPVLGVLPYERRLASINVVDLARLLDGKMLCGEECGGVMVEDLVVGAMSQEHALSVFRKRRNFCVVTGGDRSDIQLAAMEAGASCLILTGNLYPSSIILGKAEEMGIPVILVGTDTFTTAERAEMIIRSARTHEESKLQRLRELIREHVDLERLYALAGLRPGGATT; encoded by the coding sequence ATGGTTTACCTCTACCTGACCTCGCAGCAGGGCCTCGCCGGCCTGCACACCCTCTGCATCGGGCTGGGGATGCGCTTCAGGGAGGACGGTCTCCGGGTGGGATACATCAAGCCCCTGGGACATCGCTACCACCAGGAGGAGGGAACGGTTACCGACGAGGACGCCGCCTTCATGCGGCGCACCCTAGAGCTGGAGGAGGACCTTTCCGACATCTGCCCCGTGGTACTCACTCCCAAGCTGGTCAACAAGGCCCTCAAGGACGGAGCCGGCGACCTCCTGGCCCGGGTACGGGAGGCTCTTTCCCGCGTGGAAAGGGGGAAGGACCTGGTGCTCCTGCAGGGCGCCTACACCTCCCTGCAGGGCAGGATGCTGGGAATCTCCGCTTTCGAACTGGCGCCGGCCCTGCGGGCTCCAGTGGTCCTGGTGGAGCGCTTCAACGACGCGTACCTGGCCGACAACGTCCTCTTCGCGCGTGACCGCTTCGGGGAAGCCCTGCTCGGGGTGGTCTACAACATGGTCCCCCCCAACCGGGACAGCTTCGTACACGAGCTCCTGGTGCCCTACCTGGAAAGGCACGGGATACCGGTCCTGGGCGTGCTGCCCTACGAGAGGCGGCTGGCCTCCATAAACGTGGTCGACCTGGCCAGGCTCCTTGACGGGAAGATGCTCTGCGGCGAGGAATGCGGCGGGGTGATGGTGGAGGACCTGGTGGTGGGCGCCATGAGCCAGGAACACGCCCTCTCTGTGTTCCGCAAGCGGCGCAACTTCTGCGTGGTCACCGGGGGCGACCGAAGCGACATCCAGCTCGCGGCCATGGAGGCGGGGGCCAGCTGCCTCATCCTCACCGGGAACCTGTATCCCTCCAGCATCATCCTGGGCAAGGCCGAGGAGATGGGCATACCGGTCATCCTGGTGGGGACGGACACCTTCACTACCGCGGAGCGGGCGGAGATGATCATCCGCAGCGCCCGCACCCACGAGGAGAGCAAGCTGCAGAGGCTGCGCGAGCTCATCCGGGAACACGTGGACCTGGAGCGCCTTTACGCGCTGGCCGGGCTGAGGCCGGGCGGAGCGACTACCTGA
- a CDS encoding acetate--CoA ligase family protein — protein MEAFFRPRAVAVVGASEKPGKVGRVVLENILRSGFTGKVYPVNPNHEAVLGLPCYASVSDLPETPDLAVIIVPAPAVREVVEECGTRGVAAAVIITAGFKESGREGYRREIELRETARRHGIRVLGPNCLGLADTFTPLNATFATRAPLPGNVAFMSQSGALCTAVLGWSEENHLGFSRFISLGNKMDVDESDVLEELERDTNTAVIAAYLEGVKDGERFLEVAARVGRSKPVIVLKAGVTQAGARAVSSHTGTLAGSEKAYNAAFRRCGALRAETVEDLFMLCRGFSSQPPPRGPRVGVITNAGGPGIIASDALERSGLALASLSEETATALREGLPEAASVYNPVDVLGDAGPERYRLAVSRVLPDPGVDALLVILTPQAMTEVEETARVVAEEARGAEKTVFAVFMGGEESARAEEILREAGIPNFRFPEEAVRTLRAMREYTDYLARPRRTLVRFDVDRGKVRETFDSVLAQGRKELVEVEAREVLNAYGLPVARTRLATNLEECIRAAREIGYPVVVKIASPLILHKTDVGGVVVGIRDTDELVNAYEAVTSAARKFVPAASIWGVLVQEMLPPSRELIVGMSRDAQFGPLLMIGLGGIYVEVLGDVSFRLAPVSEEEAAEMLRELKSYGLLKGARGEKAADIDAVVESILRISQLVLDFPEIAEMDINPLRVLEEGKGCLAADARIVLKE, from the coding sequence GTGGAGGCCTTTTTCCGGCCCCGGGCGGTGGCGGTCGTCGGGGCCTCGGAGAAGCCGGGCAAGGTGGGACGGGTGGTCCTGGAGAACATCCTGCGCTCCGGCTTTACCGGGAAGGTATACCCCGTGAACCCCAACCACGAAGCCGTGCTCGGCCTTCCCTGCTACGCGAGCGTCTCCGACCTGCCGGAGACCCCGGACCTGGCGGTGATCATCGTTCCCGCCCCTGCCGTCCGCGAGGTGGTGGAGGAGTGCGGGACCCGCGGCGTAGCGGCGGCGGTGATCATCACCGCGGGGTTCAAGGAATCGGGGCGCGAGGGCTACCGGCGGGAGATCGAGCTGCGCGAGACGGCCCGCCGGCACGGCATACGCGTGCTGGGACCCAACTGCCTGGGGCTGGCGGACACCTTCACGCCCCTGAACGCTACCTTCGCCACCCGCGCCCCCCTCCCGGGAAACGTGGCCTTCATGTCCCAGTCCGGCGCGCTGTGCACCGCCGTCCTGGGCTGGTCGGAGGAGAACCACCTGGGATTTTCGCGGTTCATCAGCCTGGGGAACAAGATGGACGTCGACGAGAGCGACGTCCTCGAGGAACTGGAAAGGGATACCAACACGGCGGTGATCGCCGCCTACCTCGAGGGGGTCAAGGACGGGGAGCGCTTCCTAGAGGTGGCCGCCCGCGTGGGGCGGAGCAAGCCGGTCATCGTCCTCAAGGCCGGCGTCACCCAGGCGGGCGCGCGGGCCGTGTCCTCCCACACCGGTACCCTTGCCGGCTCGGAGAAGGCCTACAACGCCGCCTTCCGCAGGTGCGGGGCCCTGCGCGCGGAAACGGTGGAGGACCTCTTCATGCTCTGTCGGGGCTTTTCCTCCCAGCCGCCCCCGCGGGGGCCCCGGGTGGGGGTGATCACCAACGCCGGCGGGCCGGGCATCATCGCCTCCGACGCCCTGGAGCGCAGCGGCCTCGCGCTGGCCTCCCTCTCCGAGGAGACGGCCACGGCGCTGCGCGAGGGGCTTCCCGAGGCGGCCAGCGTCTACAACCCCGTGGACGTACTCGGCGACGCGGGACCGGAACGCTACCGCCTGGCGGTGAGCAGGGTCCTTCCCGATCCCGGCGTGGACGCGCTCCTGGTCATCCTCACCCCCCAGGCCATGACCGAGGTGGAGGAGACGGCGCGGGTGGTGGCGGAGGAGGCGCGCGGCGCGGAGAAAACGGTGTTCGCCGTGTTCATGGGGGGAGAGGAGTCCGCCCGGGCCGAGGAGATACTCAGGGAGGCCGGTATTCCCAACTTCCGGTTCCCGGAAGAGGCGGTGAGGACCCTCCGGGCCATGAGGGAATATACCGACTACCTAGCCCGGCCCCGCCGGACCCTGGTGCGCTTCGACGTGGACCGGGGGAAGGTCCGCGAGACCTTCGATTCCGTCCTGGCCCAGGGCCGCAAGGAACTGGTGGAGGTGGAAGCCAGGGAGGTGCTGAACGCCTACGGGCTGCCGGTAGCCCGAACCCGCCTGGCCACCAACCTGGAGGAGTGCATCCGCGCGGCCAGGGAAATCGGCTACCCGGTGGTGGTCAAGATAGCCTCCCCCCTCATCCTCCACAAGACCGACGTGGGAGGCGTGGTGGTGGGAATCCGCGACACCGACGAGCTGGTCAACGCCTACGAGGCGGTGACCTCTGCGGCCCGCAAGTTCGTCCCCGCCGCCTCCATCTGGGGGGTCCTGGTCCAGGAGATGCTCCCTCCCTCCCGCGAGCTGATCGTCGGCATGAGCCGGGACGCCCAGTTCGGGCCGCTTCTCATGATCGGCCTGGGGGGTATCTACGTGGAGGTCCTGGGGGACGTGAGCTTCCGCCTTGCGCCGGTGAGCGAGGAGGAAGCGGCGGAGATGCTCCGCGAGCTCAAGAGCTATGGCCTGCTCAAGGGCGCCCGGGGAGAGAAGGCGGCGGACATCGACGCGGTCGTCGAGAGCATCCTGCGCATCAGCCAGCTGGTCCTCGATTTCCCGGAGATCGCCGAGATGGACATAAACCCCCTGCGGGTGCTGGAAGAAGGCAAGGGCTGCCTGGCCGCGGACGCCAGGATAGTACTCAAGGAGTGA